One window from the genome of Dermacentor silvarum isolate Dsil-2018 chromosome 7, BIME_Dsil_1.4, whole genome shotgun sequence encodes:
- the LOC119457776 gene encoding ero1-like protein isoform X2, producing MVRHSVTLLLFAVIIGASTRKEDGVTKDSCFCMLQGKVDDCACNIDTIDHFNNFKVHPILKSLLQKDYFRFFKVNLKRPCPFWADDSRCALRDCSVTTCSEDSLPQSIRGHERNYIPNDSVSKYSRGANEQDSCDENHAGLGTVDNTISDESYKEFERWQKHDDSQDNFCEMDDESSAGMEYVDLSLNPERYTGYAGSSAHRIWKSIYEENCFKPNVGYGPYTTSKNLNAMCLEKRAFYRAISGLHASINVHLCANYLIRDGPLGQVTWGPNTAEFERRFNPLLTKGEGPQWLRNLYFVYLIELGALAKAAPYLLHETFYTSAEDETVPTAVRALLDAAREFPHHFNDSAMFNGQKDALKLKEEFKAHFRNISRIMDCVGCDKCRLWGKLQVQGLGTAMKILFTDKSRLPPENPRFHLTRSEIVSLFNAFGRLSNSIYHLRQFGKMLS from the exons ATGGTGAGGCATAGTGTGACCTTACTTTTGTTCGCGGTGATCATCGGGGCCTCTACCCGGAAGGAGGATGGTGTCACGAAAGATTCGTGTTTCTGCATG TTGCAGGGCAAGGTAGATGATTGTGCTTGCAATATCGACACCATCGATCACTTCAACAACTTCAAAGTCCATCCCATCCTCAAGAGCTTGTTACAAAAGGACTACTTCCGATTTTTCAAG GTTAATCTAAAGCGACCATGCCCTTTTTGGGCGGACGACAGTCGCTGTGCCCTTCGAGACTGCTCGGTGACTACATGCAGCGAG GACAGCCTTCCTCAGAGCATCAGAGGCCATGAGAGGAATTACATTCCAAACGACAGTGTGTCTAAG TATTCCAGAGGAGCAAATGAACAAGACTCGTGTGATGAGAACCACGCCGGCCTGGGTACAGTTGACAATACCATTAG TGATGAAAGCTACAAGGAATTTGAACGATGGCAGAAGCATGACGACTCTCAGGACAACTTCTGTGAGATGGATG ATGAGTCTTCGGCAGGAATGGAGTACGTTGACCTGAGTCTAAATCCGGAACGCTACACAGGCTATGCTGGAAGCTCTGCACATAGAATTTGGAAGAGCATTTACGAGGAGAATTGCTTCAA ACCTAATGTTGGTTATGGCCCATACACAACCTCCAAGAACCTCAATG CCATGTGCTTGGAGAAGCGGGCCTTCTACCGCGCCATCTCGGGCCTCCATGCCAGCATCAACGTGCACCTCTGCGCCAATTACCTGATCCGAGACGGTCCGCTGGGCCAGGTCACCTGGGGTCCCAACACGGCCGAGTTCGAGCGGCGCTTCAACCCTCTGTTGACCAAAGGCGAGGGACCCCAGTGGCTCCGTAACCTCTACTTCGTCTACCTCATTGAGCTTGGCGCGCTGGCCAAGGCGGCACCCTACCTGCTGCACGAGACGTTCTACACGAGCGCCGAGGACGAGACGGTCCCCACTGCGGTGCGAGCGCTCCTGGATGCTGCTAG GGAATTCCCGCACCATTTCAATGACAGTGCTATGTTCAACGGGCAGAAGGATGCACTCAAGCTTAAG GAAGAGTTCAAGGCACACTTCAGGAACATCTCAAGGATTATGGACTGCGTCGGATGTGACAAGTGCCGGCTCTGGGGCAAACTTCAG GTACAGGGTCTCGGCACAGCTATGAAGATCCTCTTCACGGACAAATCACGCCTGCCCCCCGAGAACCCCAGGTTCCATCTGACACGGTCCGAGATCGTCTCTCTCTTTAACGCTTTTGGCAG GTTATCGAATAGTATCTACCACCTACGGCAGTTCGGCAAAATGCTGTCCTGA
- the LOC119457776 gene encoding ERO1-like protein beta isoform X1 produces MISCAAASFYEYCVCRREHHECLCGRRSATAAFVVVSLLVALTDRACCFQQQSTRRCDRTSPDIFEHLQGKVDDCACNIDTIDHFNNFKVHPILKSLLQKDYFRFFKVNLKRPCPFWADDSRCALRDCSVTTCSEDSLPQSIRGHERNYIPNDSVSKYSRGANEQDSCDENHAGLGTVDNTISDESYKEFERWQKHDDSQDNFCEMDDESSAGMEYVDLSLNPERYTGYAGSSAHRIWKSIYEENCFKPNVGYGPYTTSKNLNAMCLEKRAFYRAISGLHASINVHLCANYLIRDGPLGQVTWGPNTAEFERRFNPLLTKGEGPQWLRNLYFVYLIELGALAKAAPYLLHETFYTSAEDETVPTAVRALLDAAREFPHHFNDSAMFNGQKDALKLKEEFKAHFRNISRIMDCVGCDKCRLWGKLQVQGLGTAMKILFTDKSRLPPENPRFHLTRSEIVSLFNAFGRLSNSIYHLRQFGKMLS; encoded by the exons ATGATATCGTGCGCGGCGGCGTCATTTTACGAATATTGCGTTTGCCGCCGCGAACATCATGAGTGCTTGTGCGGCCGACGTTCCGCGACCGCGGCGTTTGTCGTCGTCTCGTTGCTTGTGGCGCTAACGGACCGAGCGTGTTGTTTCCAGCAGCAAAGCACGCGCCGTTGCGATCGAACGTCGCCAGACATATTCGAGCAC TTGCAGGGCAAGGTAGATGATTGTGCTTGCAATATCGACACCATCGATCACTTCAACAACTTCAAAGTCCATCCCATCCTCAAGAGCTTGTTACAAAAGGACTACTTCCGATTTTTCAAG GTTAATCTAAAGCGACCATGCCCTTTTTGGGCGGACGACAGTCGCTGTGCCCTTCGAGACTGCTCGGTGACTACATGCAGCGAG GACAGCCTTCCTCAGAGCATCAGAGGCCATGAGAGGAATTACATTCCAAACGACAGTGTGTCTAAG TATTCCAGAGGAGCAAATGAACAAGACTCGTGTGATGAGAACCACGCCGGCCTGGGTACAGTTGACAATACCATTAG TGATGAAAGCTACAAGGAATTTGAACGATGGCAGAAGCATGACGACTCTCAGGACAACTTCTGTGAGATGGATG ATGAGTCTTCGGCAGGAATGGAGTACGTTGACCTGAGTCTAAATCCGGAACGCTACACAGGCTATGCTGGAAGCTCTGCACATAGAATTTGGAAGAGCATTTACGAGGAGAATTGCTTCAA ACCTAATGTTGGTTATGGCCCATACACAACCTCCAAGAACCTCAATG CCATGTGCTTGGAGAAGCGGGCCTTCTACCGCGCCATCTCGGGCCTCCATGCCAGCATCAACGTGCACCTCTGCGCCAATTACCTGATCCGAGACGGTCCGCTGGGCCAGGTCACCTGGGGTCCCAACACGGCCGAGTTCGAGCGGCGCTTCAACCCTCTGTTGACCAAAGGCGAGGGACCCCAGTGGCTCCGTAACCTCTACTTCGTCTACCTCATTGAGCTTGGCGCGCTGGCCAAGGCGGCACCCTACCTGCTGCACGAGACGTTCTACACGAGCGCCGAGGACGAGACGGTCCCCACTGCGGTGCGAGCGCTCCTGGATGCTGCTAG GGAATTCCCGCACCATTTCAATGACAGTGCTATGTTCAACGGGCAGAAGGATGCACTCAAGCTTAAG GAAGAGTTCAAGGCACACTTCAGGAACATCTCAAGGATTATGGACTGCGTCGGATGTGACAAGTGCCGGCTCTGGGGCAAACTTCAG GTACAGGGTCTCGGCACAGCTATGAAGATCCTCTTCACGGACAAATCACGCCTGCCCCCCGAGAACCCCAGGTTCCATCTGACACGGTCCGAGATCGTCTCTCTCTTTAACGCTTTTGGCAG GTTATCGAATAGTATCTACCACCTACGGCAGTTCGGCAAAATGCTGTCCTGA